From the genome of Halorussus sp. MSC15.2, one region includes:
- a CDS encoding PHB depolymerase family esterase, with protein sequence MNCDRRTFIQSAGSAIGAATVLGGVGTAAAAGSYTNHTHDGFDYWKYVPDGVGAGDPLVVMLHGCSQTADQFREETRMNEVADSEGFAVIYPDQYNARNGALCWNWFYDANTTRGDGEAAVIAGMTQETIDAEGIDSERVYVAGLSAGAAMVPNLLAEYADLYAAGGVHSGLEYDAADTAYGGTTAMTYGGPDPQDQGTDAYETMEDYGITSPVPTIVFHGTDDTTVYPVNGHQAAEQATQTNDLASDGADDDDTDYAADAVSEGSSEGYGYTTYEYRDDSGDTVVEKWMVEGMDHAWSGGASGGEFTAPGGPDASRIIWEFFEGRTNGE encoded by the coding sequence ATGAACTGTGATAGACGCACGTTCATCCAGTCGGCAGGGAGCGCAATCGGTGCGGCGACCGTCCTCGGCGGCGTCGGCACTGCCGCGGCCGCGGGGTCGTACACGAACCACACCCACGACGGGTTCGACTACTGGAAGTACGTCCCCGACGGCGTCGGGGCGGGCGACCCGTTGGTGGTGATGCTCCACGGGTGTTCCCAGACCGCCGACCAGTTCCGGGAGGAGACTCGGATGAACGAGGTCGCGGACAGCGAAGGGTTCGCGGTTATCTACCCCGACCAGTACAACGCCCGAAACGGCGCGCTGTGCTGGAACTGGTTCTACGACGCGAACACCACCCGGGGCGACGGCGAGGCGGCGGTCATCGCCGGGATGACTCAGGAGACCATCGACGCGGAGGGGATAGACTCCGAGCGCGTCTACGTCGCGGGTCTGTCGGCGGGCGCGGCGATGGTGCCGAACCTGCTGGCGGAGTACGCCGACCTCTACGCGGCGGGCGGCGTCCACTCCGGTCTGGAGTACGACGCCGCAGACACCGCCTACGGCGGGACGACCGCCATGACCTACGGAGGACCGGACCCGCAGGACCAAGGGACCGACGCCTACGAGACCATGGAGGACTACGGTATCACGAGTCCCGTCCCGACTATCGTCTTCCACGGCACCGACGACACCACGGTCTATCCGGTCAACGGTCATCAGGCGGCCGAGCAGGCCACCCAGACGAACGACCTCGCCAGCGACGGCGCGGACGACGACGACACCGATTACGCCGCCGACGCGGTGAGCGAGGGGTCGTCGGAGGGCTACGGGTACACCACCTACGAGTACCGCGACGATAGCGGCGACACCGTCGTCGAGAAGTGGATGGTCGAGGGCATGGACCACGCGTGGTCGGGCGGCGCGTCAGGCGGCGAGTTCACCGCGCCGGGCGGTCCCGACGCCAGTCGAATCATCTGGGAGTTCTTCGAGGGTCGGACGAACGGCGAGTGA
- the hisD gene encoding histidinol dehydrogenase produces the protein MNVQELADLGPDDRQALFDRDAGIEGVRDDVRDIVSRVRTEGDVAVREFCEEFDGVSVGNLDITDEGERAYEEIDDETREAIETAAENVREFHEAQLPEDWRREFSEGRELGRRFRPIERVGVYVPGGAAAYPSSALMGVIPAKVAGVEQVAVATPPAEETNPATLAAIHAAGADRVFNVGGAQAVAALAYGTEQIDRVQKIVGPGNKWVTAAKAEVQGDVAIDFLAGPSELLVVADETANPAFVAADLLAQAEHDPEASVVAVTHHDETAAAIVEEVERQIEDRERAEVAREALESDESGVLLARSPSEAVLFAEEYAAEHLSIQADDDEEILDRIDSAGSVFLGPYTPVAAGDYASGTNHVLPTNGVAKIAGGLSVDTFLRSTTVQRLDREALGDLSETITTLAEAEGLEAHAESVRKRFED, from the coding sequence ATGAACGTTCAGGAGTTGGCGGACCTCGGTCCCGACGACCGGCAGGCGCTGTTCGACCGCGACGCTGGCATCGAGGGCGTCCGCGACGACGTGCGCGACATCGTTTCGCGCGTTCGCACGGAGGGCGACGTGGCCGTCCGGGAGTTCTGCGAGGAGTTCGACGGCGTCTCGGTCGGCAACCTCGACATCACCGACGAGGGAGAGCGCGCCTACGAGGAGATAGACGACGAGACCCGAGAGGCCATCGAGACCGCCGCGGAGAACGTCCGGGAGTTCCACGAGGCCCAGCTCCCCGAGGACTGGCGACGCGAGTTCTCGGAGGGTCGGGAACTCGGACGTCGGTTCCGGCCCATCGAGCGCGTCGGTGTGTACGTCCCCGGCGGGGCCGCGGCCTACCCCTCCAGCGCGCTGATGGGCGTGATTCCGGCGAAGGTCGCGGGCGTCGAACAGGTCGCGGTCGCGACCCCGCCCGCCGAGGAGACGAACCCCGCGACGCTCGCGGCTATCCACGCCGCGGGCGCGGACCGAGTGTTCAACGTCGGCGGTGCGCAGGCGGTCGCCGCGCTCGCGTACGGCACCGAGCAGATAGACCGCGTGCAGAAGATAGTCGGTCCCGGGAACAAGTGGGTCACTGCGGCGAAGGCCGAGGTGCAGGGCGACGTGGCCATCGACTTCCTCGCGGGACCGAGCGAGTTGCTGGTGGTGGCCGACGAGACGGCGAACCCCGCGTTCGTCGCGGCGGACCTCCTCGCGCAGGCCGAACACGACCCCGAGGCGTCGGTCGTGGCGGTGACCCACCACGACGAGACGGCGGCGGCAATCGTCGAGGAAGTCGAGCGGCAAATCGAAGACCGCGAACGCGCCGAGGTCGCCCGCGAGGCCCTCGAAAGCGACGAGAGCGGTGTCCTGCTCGCGCGTTCGCCCAGCGAGGCCGTCCTGTTCGCCGAGGAGTACGCCGCCGAACACCTCTCGATTCAGGCCGACGACGACGAGGAGATTCTGGACCGCATCGACAGCGCGGGCAGCGTCTTCCTCGGACCCTACACCCCCGTCGCGGCGGGCGACTACGCCAGCGGAACGAACCACGTCCTGCCGACCAACGGCGTGGCGAAGATAGCGGGCGGCCTGTCGGTCGATACCTTCCTGCGTTCGACCACGGTTCAGCGACTCGACCGGGAGGCGCTCGGCGACCTGTCGGAGACGATTACGACGCTCGCGGAAGCCGAGGGGCTGGAGGCCCACGCCGAGAGCGTCAGGAAGCGCTTCGAGGACTGA
- a CDS encoding hemolysin family protein: protein MVDLVFSAGRILVALFLVVLNGFFVATEFAFVRIRSTTVESLVEEGAPGATTLQAAIDNLDDYLAVTQLGITIASLGLGWIGEPAVAAVLEPVIGPFLPTNLVHLVSFAVGFGLITFLHVVFGELAPKTIAIARAERVSLLAAPPMKFFYYLFVPGIIVFNGTANAFTRLLGVPPVSETEESLEEEELLMVLTRSGNQGHIDKEEVDMIERVFDLDDVSVREVMVPRPDVVSVPSDLPLSDLRELIIESGHTRYPVVDAEDSEQAVGFVDVKDVLRAGESDDEGSEFVTAGDIARDLPVVPETGRVNDLLTEFQNEQSQMAAVIDEWGSFEGIVTVEDLVEVVVGDIRDEFDVDHREPSIDRRSDGAYTVDGGLAVTEVNQTLNADFEVADFDTVGGLVLDRLGRAPEVGDRVETDGYYLEVAEVDGARISTVVVREKEEKEVESDDGAESAGRADTPEGE, encoded by the coding sequence ATGGTAGACCTCGTCTTTTCGGCCGGGCGAATTCTGGTCGCGCTCTTTCTGGTGGTACTGAACGGCTTCTTCGTGGCCACGGAGTTCGCGTTCGTCCGCATCCGGTCGACCACCGTCGAGTCGCTCGTCGAGGAGGGCGCGCCGGGCGCGACCACGTTGCAGGCGGCCATCGACAACCTCGACGACTACCTCGCGGTGACCCAGCTCGGAATCACTATCGCGTCGCTGGGTCTCGGGTGGATTGGCGAACCGGCCGTGGCGGCGGTCCTCGAACCGGTAATCGGACCGTTCCTGCCGACGAACCTCGTCCACCTCGTCTCCTTCGCCGTGGGATTCGGTCTCATCACGTTCCTCCACGTCGTCTTCGGCGAACTCGCGCCCAAGACCATCGCCATCGCGCGCGCCGAGCGAGTCTCGCTCTTGGCCGCGCCGCCGATGAAGTTCTTCTACTACCTGTTCGTCCCGGGCATCATCGTGTTCAACGGCACGGCCAACGCCTTCACCCGACTGCTCGGCGTCCCGCCGGTGTCCGAGACCGAGGAGAGCCTCGAAGAGGAGGAACTGCTGATGGTGTTGACTCGCTCGGGCAATCAGGGACACATCGACAAAGAGGAGGTAGACATGATAGAGCGGGTGTTCGACCTCGACGACGTCTCGGTCCGCGAGGTGATGGTCCCGCGCCCGGACGTGGTCAGCGTCCCGTCGGACCTCCCGCTGTCGGACCTCCGCGAACTGATAATCGAGTCCGGACACACGCGCTATCCGGTCGTGGACGCCGAGGACAGCGAACAGGCCGTCGGATTCGTGGACGTGAAGGACGTGCTTCGGGCGGGCGAGTCCGACGACGAGGGGAGCGAGTTCGTGACCGCCGGCGACATCGCGCGGGACCTGCCCGTCGTCCCGGAGACCGGTCGCGTCAACGACCTCCTCACCGAATTCCAAAACGAGCAGAGCCAGATGGCCGCGGTTATCGACGAGTGGGGGTCGTTCGAGGGCATCGTGACCGTCGAGGACCTCGTGGAGGTAGTCGTCGGCGACATCCGCGACGAGTTCGACGTGGACCACCGCGAACCGTCCATCGACAGGCGCAGCGACGGGGCCTACACCGTGGACGGCGGTCTCGCGGTCACGGAGGTCAACCAGACGCTGAACGCCGACTTCGAGGTGGCGGACTTCGACACCGTCGGCGGACTCGTTCTGGACCGACTCGGACGCGCGCCGGAGGTCGGCGACCGGGTCGAGACCGACGGCTACTACCTCGAGGTGGCCGAGGTTGACGGCGCTCGAATCTCCACGGTCGTCGTGCGAGAGAAGGAGGAGAAAGAGGTCGAGAGCGACGACGGCGCGGAGAGCGCAGGGCGTGCGGACACCCCGGAAGGCGAGTAG
- a CDS encoding iron-sulfur cluster assembly accessory protein: MSTDTAPDGDSTPKIEVTEGAAEQALALLEGEELDTGIAGLRLFVQQGGCAGLSYGMRFDEEPEDDDTVYEHHGLRVFVDPASMNYIEGSVVDYEDGLQGAGFHVDNPNVVSECGCGESFRT; the protein is encoded by the coding sequence ATGAGTACCGACACCGCACCCGACGGCGACTCCACGCCGAAGATAGAGGTGACGGAGGGAGCCGCCGAACAGGCCCTCGCGCTGTTGGAGGGCGAGGAGTTGGACACCGGAATCGCCGGTCTCCGGCTGTTCGTCCAGCAGGGCGGTTGTGCGGGTCTCTCGTACGGAATGCGCTTCGACGAGGAACCCGAGGACGACGACACCGTCTACGAGCATCACGGTCTCCGGGTGTTCGTGGACCCGGCGAGCATGAACTACATCGAGGGGAGCGTCGTTGACTACGAGGACGGCCTGCAGGGTGCGGGCTTCCACGTGGACAACCCGAACGTCGTCAGCGAGTGCGGGTGCGGGGAGAGCTTCCGGACGTAA
- a CDS encoding dodecin translates to MVFKKITLIGTSDESFDAAADDAIERAEQTLENVKWVEVDELGVEVANAPDRQYQAEVTVAFELEEPRS, encoded by the coding sequence ATGGTTTTCAAGAAGATAACGCTCATCGGAACGAGCGACGAGAGCTTCGACGCCGCGGCGGACGACGCCATCGAACGCGCCGAGCAGACGCTGGAGAACGTCAAGTGGGTCGAGGTAGACGAACTCGGCGTCGAAGTCGCCAACGCGCCCGACCGCCAGTATCAGGCCGAGGTCACGGTCGCCTTCGAGTTGGAGGAACCGCGAAGCTAA
- a CDS encoding metal-dependent hydrolase: MMVGHAMLAFALATALTARRWSRERALAFGVAAGAFAAVPDVDMLYAVFGLAQVGLAGVWTMTDAFWSSSHVVHRAVTHSLVVGVVGAAAFAASVAGRGPTDGDSATSTVAGRWSRLLAVSLVAGLAAVAYFESGALGGAVMLAFLVAGLAIAAVAARTAALGPREVLAAALLGLLSHPFGDVLTGGPPRFLYPFDLRLLTERVVLLSDPTLNLLAVFGVELATIWLAAWVYLHATDRRVLSHVDTRAAFGVAYAIAAMALPAPTMEVSYHFVFSVLAVGAVGVAPNLLPSRSVLSAEWDETVTWVVTGLTAVSVAALTSTLVYALSPLL; encoded by the coding sequence ATGATGGTCGGACACGCGATGTTGGCGTTCGCCCTCGCCACCGCACTGACGGCCCGGCGGTGGTCCCGCGAGCGCGCGCTGGCGTTCGGCGTCGCCGCGGGCGCGTTCGCGGCGGTCCCGGACGTGGACATGCTCTACGCCGTGTTCGGACTGGCGCAGGTCGGTCTGGCGGGCGTCTGGACCATGACCGACGCGTTCTGGTCGAGTTCCCACGTCGTCCACCGCGCGGTGACGCACTCGCTCGTCGTCGGCGTGGTCGGGGCCGCGGCCTTCGCCGCGAGCGTCGCCGGTCGCGGTCCGACCGACGGTGACAGCGCGACCAGCACTGTCGCCGGACGGTGGTCGCGACTCCTCGCCGTCTCGCTCGTCGCGGGTCTCGCCGCCGTCGCGTACTTCGAGAGCGGCGCGCTCGGCGGCGCGGTCATGCTCGCGTTCCTCGTCGCCGGTCTCGCAATCGCCGCGGTCGCCGCGAGAACCGCCGCCCTCGGACCCCGCGAGGTGCTCGCCGCCGCGCTGCTCGGTCTCCTCAGTCACCCGTTCGGCGACGTGTTGACCGGCGGGCCGCCCCGGTTCCTCTACCCCTTCGACCTGCGACTCCTGACGGAACGCGTCGTCCTGCTGTCGGACCCGACGCTCAACCTCCTGGCGGTCTTCGGCGTCGAGTTGGCGACGATATGGCTCGCAGCGTGGGTCTACCTCCACGCCACCGACAGGCGAGTCCTCTCACACGTGGACACGCGCGCGGCGTTCGGCGTCGCCTACGCCATCGCCGCAATGGCGCTCCCCGCGCCGACGATGGAAGTGTCGTACCACTTCGTGTTCTCGGTGCTGGCAGTGGGTGCGGTCGGCGTCGCGCCGAACCTACTCCCCTCGCGGTCCGTGCTGTCCGCGGAGTGGGACGAGACCGTGACGTGGGTCGTGACCGGTCTCACGGCCGTCAGCGTCGCCGCACTGACTTCCACGCTGGTCTACGCGCTATCGCCGCTCCTGTGA
- a CDS encoding alanine--glyoxylate aminotransferase family protein, with protein sequence MVEKPDVGELTPPDRTLMGPGPSEVHPRVLRAMSTPLVGHLDPSFIEIMNEVQDLLRYTFRTDNQWTIPVSGTGSAAMEAAIGNVVEPGDTMLVPTNGYFGGRMEEMATRAGGEVVHVDAPWGEPLAPADVADAMDEHQPDVFGFVHAETSTGVLQPQVSELTDVAHDHDALVIADTVTSLGGVELKVDDWGIDVAYSGPQKCLSCPPGAAPLTLNDRAMDKVLSREEDARSWYLDLSLLEGYWGEDRSYHHTAPITNVYALREALRLVAEEGIEERWERHRENAGALKAGVEAMGLEMNAPDDYWLPSLNAVRVPDGVTDTDVTDYLIDRYDLEIATGLGDLDGDIFRIGCMGYSSRAETISYLMAALGDALDTQGADVDVDAGLAATARALGEQ encoded by the coding sequence ATGGTGGAGAAACCGGACGTTGGCGAGTTGACACCGCCGGACAGAACGCTCATGGGTCCCGGACCGAGCGAGGTCCACCCGCGGGTGCTTCGCGCGATGAGTACGCCGCTGGTCGGCCACCTCGACCCCTCGTTCATCGAAATCATGAACGAAGTACAGGACCTCCTGCGGTACACGTTCCGGACCGACAACCAGTGGACGATTCCGGTGTCCGGCACCGGGTCGGCCGCGATGGAGGCCGCCATCGGCAACGTCGTCGAACCGGGCGACACGATGCTGGTGCCGACCAACGGCTACTTCGGCGGCCGGATGGAGGAGATGGCGACTCGCGCGGGCGGAGAGGTCGTCCACGTCGATGCCCCGTGGGGCGAACCGCTCGCCCCGGCCGACGTGGCAGACGCGATGGACGAGCACCAACCCGACGTGTTCGGGTTCGTTCACGCCGAGACGAGCACGGGGGTCCTCCAACCGCAGGTGTCCGAACTGACCGACGTGGCCCACGACCACGACGCGCTCGTGATTGCGGACACCGTGACGTCGCTCGGCGGCGTGGAACTGAAGGTGGACGACTGGGGCATCGACGTGGCTTACTCCGGCCCGCAAAAGTGCCTCTCGTGTCCGCCCGGTGCGGCCCCGCTCACGCTCAACGACCGCGCGATGGACAAGGTCCTCTCCCGCGAGGAGGACGCCCGGTCGTGGTACCTCGACCTCTCGCTGCTCGAAGGCTACTGGGGCGAGGACCGGTCGTACCACCACACCGCGCCCATCACGAACGTCTACGCGCTCCGGGAGGCCCTCCGCCTCGTCGCCGAGGAGGGCATCGAGGAGCGGTGGGAGCGCCACCGCGAGAACGCCGGCGCGCTCAAGGCCGGCGTCGAAGCGATGGGGCTGGAGATGAACGCGCCCGACGACTACTGGCTCCCGAGTCTCAACGCGGTTCGGGTGCCCGACGGCGTCACCGACACCGACGTGACCGACTACCTCATCGACCGCTACGACCTCGAAATCGCGACCGGTCTGGGCGACTTGGACGGCGACATCTTCCGCATCGGCTGCATGGGTTACTCCTCGCGCGCCGAGACTATCTCGTACCTGATGGCGGCGCTCGGCGACGCACTCGACACGCAGGGCGCGGACGTGGACGTGGACGCCGGACTCGCCGCTACCGCCCGGGCGCTGGGCGAGCAGTAA
- a CDS encoding DUF5816 domain-containing protein, which yields MDATTTTEGRTVYVARDEGDRGSKGPFFVVYGDEDRENRYGYLCGNCERIDNAMDSMGRIECNVCGNIRKPTEWDAAHE from the coding sequence ATGGACGCGACCACGACGACCGAGGGACGGACGGTGTACGTCGCCCGCGACGAGGGCGACCGGGGTTCGAAGGGTCCCTTCTTCGTCGTCTACGGCGACGAGGACCGCGAGAACCGGTACGGCTACCTCTGTGGCAACTGCGAGCGCATCGACAACGCGATGGACTCGATGGGTCGCATCGAGTGCAACGTCTGCGGCAACATCCGCAAGCCGACCGAGTGGGACGCGGCCCACGAGTAG
- a CDS encoding bifunctional UDP-sugar hydrolase/5'-nucleotidase → MPPRLVHYSDVENVYDSPERVGRLAGLLRDLRGDDAILAGSGDNTSPGVLALVEDGAQALDLFDAVAPDVETFGNHEFDHDLSALRRLVADSPQTWVSANVWRDRAGGERFGADAGVVPATVVEADGTSVGFVGVTTERTASINPAATALEFADPVAAARDALADLDADYTVVLSHLGRGDERLAREVEADAILGGHVPTERRDRIGDTLLTRPGDGGSVVLEVDLAGDVTRHRVADAPVHEGVADAMRERLAETGLNDVVGTVKDPIDRAETTLFGGECRLGNLVADAYRWETGADVGLQNSGGVRTGEALAGEVTAGDLVSVTPFEERVVVAEVSGATLRDAFEWAAGPDLGFAEPEWWHAQVSGASVRWNPETHAVESVRVGGEPLDDDRTYSVALSDYVLHTDDEFPSLREDHRVSTAGIQYEVLVEYARETGIDPRLDGRIVEVETPPTER, encoded by the coding sequence ATGCCTCCCCGTCTCGTCCACTACTCCGACGTGGAGAACGTCTACGACTCCCCCGAGCGCGTCGGTCGCCTCGCCGGACTCCTGCGGGACCTCCGGGGCGACGACGCGATTCTGGCCGGGTCGGGCGACAACACCTCGCCCGGCGTCCTCGCGCTGGTCGAAGACGGCGCGCAGGCCCTCGACCTCTTCGACGCCGTCGCGCCCGACGTGGAGACCTTCGGCAACCACGAGTTCGACCACGACCTGTCGGCGCTCCGCCGACTCGTCGCCGACTCGCCCCAGACGTGGGTCAGCGCGAACGTCTGGCGCGACCGAGCGGGCGGCGAGCGATTCGGCGCGGACGCCGGCGTCGTCCCCGCGACCGTCGTCGAGGCCGACGGCACGTCGGTGGGGTTCGTCGGCGTCACGACCGAACGAACCGCCTCGATAAATCCCGCCGCCACGGCCCTCGAATTCGCCGACCCCGTCGCGGCCGCGCGCGACGCGCTGGCGGACCTCGACGCCGACTACACCGTCGTCCTCTCGCACCTCGGACGGGGCGACGAGCGACTCGCCCGCGAGGTCGAGGCAGACGCCATCCTCGGCGGCCACGTCCCGACCGAGCGCCGCGACCGAATCGGCGACACGCTGCTCACCCGGCCCGGGGACGGCGGGTCGGTCGTCCTCGAAGTGGACCTCGCTGGCGACGTGACCCGCCACCGCGTCGCGGACGCGCCGGTCCACGAGGGCGTGGCCGACGCGATGCGCGAGCGACTCGCCGAGACCGGCCTGAACGACGTCGTCGGGACCGTCAAGGACCCCATCGACCGCGCGGAGACGACGCTGTTCGGCGGCGAGTGCAGACTCGGCAATCTGGTCGCGGACGCTTACCGATGGGAGACCGGCGCGGACGTCGGTCTCCAGAACAGCGGCGGGGTCCGGACCGGCGAGGCGCTGGCCGGGGAGGTCACGGCCGGGGACCTCGTGAGCGTCACGCCGTTCGAGGAGCGCGTGGTGGTCGCGGAGGTATCGGGGGCGACCCTCCGGGACGCCTTCGAGTGGGCGGCCGGTCCGGACCTCGGGTTCGCCGAACCGGAGTGGTGGCACGCACAGGTAAGCGGCGCGTCGGTGAGGTGGAACCCGGAGACCCACGCGGTCGAGTCCGTGCGCGTCGGCGGCGAACCGCTCGACGACGACCGGACCTACTCGGTCGCGCTGTCGGACTACGTCCTCCACACCGACGACGAGTTCCCCTCGCTCCGGGAGGACCACCGCGTCTCGACCGCCGGAATCCAGTACGAGGTGCTGGTCGAGTACGCCCGCGAGACCGGAATCGACCCCCGACTCGACGGCCGAATCGTGGAGGTCGAGACGCCGCCGACCGAGAGGTAG
- a CDS encoding universal stress protein — protein MTRVVVPVRYPPTAHSERTLAEAVRIAEERGAALTVLHVNLYHRGGEVSRADLKRAVEAEFGRVPNVRYVVRDGFLVEETILEEVAAEGADVVVIGHKQAGRWRRALRKLTSDPDIEAYLREKLDAEIVTVGRD, from the coding sequence GTGACCCGCGTCGTCGTCCCAGTCCGCTATCCGCCGACAGCCCACTCCGAGCGAACGCTGGCGGAGGCGGTCCGAATCGCCGAGGAGCGCGGCGCGGCGCTGACCGTCCTGCACGTGAATCTCTACCACCGCGGCGGGGAGGTGTCGCGCGCCGACCTCAAGCGCGCGGTCGAAGCCGAGTTCGGTCGGGTGCCGAACGTCAGGTACGTCGTCCGCGACGGGTTCCTCGTCGAGGAGACCATCCTCGAAGAGGTCGCCGCCGAGGGGGCGGACGTGGTCGTCATCGGCCACAAGCAGGCCGGGCGGTGGCGGCGCGCGCTTCGGAAACTGACCTCGGACCCCGACATCGAAGCGTACCTCCGCGAGAAACTCGACGCCGAAATCGTGACGGTCGGGCGAGACTAG
- a CDS encoding mechanosensitive ion channel family protein gives MASVLDRIQSVADEILASPVGGVLYAVVILVAGWYGSRLLIRFLGRPVARRFQRPSLTKTVLGGIRAVVMVVAASVAVKVGFGFRASDILLSVTVFSAVLGLVLAPIIGSVINGLFLLADQPYEIGDMIELVDKDRRGYVEDITLRYTKIFTLENTFLVIPNSNMRDRDVINYSAEDTRSRLSLEVLVTYEGDVEEARAIMERAARETTEVVEGGPDIRIGSARYPSAPVSYIKEFADHGVLLDLRYWVKDPYYMPRVRSKIQERIWDDLDEADVEIAYPHSHLVFDENSGTARVELGQDERQSRPEEFDAPD, from the coding sequence ATGGCGAGCGTGTTGGACCGGATTCAGTCGGTCGCCGACGAGATACTGGCGTCGCCGGTCGGCGGCGTCCTCTACGCCGTGGTGATACTCGTCGCCGGTTGGTACGGGAGCCGACTGCTCATTCGGTTTCTCGGCCGCCCGGTCGCGAGACGGTTTCAGCGGCCGAGTCTGACCAAGACGGTCCTCGGCGGGATTCGGGCCGTCGTGATGGTCGTCGCCGCGTCGGTCGCGGTGAAAGTCGGGTTCGGCTTCCGGGCGAGCGACATCCTGCTGTCGGTGACGGTGTTCTCTGCCGTCCTCGGTCTGGTCCTCGCGCCCATCATCGGGAGCGTCATCAACGGCCTGTTCCTGCTGGCCGACCAGCCGTACGAAATCGGCGACATGATAGAACTCGTGGACAAGGACAGGCGGGGCTACGTCGAGGACATCACGCTCCGGTACACCAAGATATTCACGCTCGAAAACACGTTCCTCGTGATTCCGAATTCGAACATGCGCGACCGGGACGTCATCAACTACTCGGCCGAGGACACCCGGTCGCGCCTCTCGCTCGAAGTGCTGGTGACCTACGAGGGCGACGTGGAGGAGGCCCGCGCCATCATGGAACGGGCGGCCAGAGAGACCACGGAGGTCGTGGAGGGCGGTCCGGACATCCGCATCGGGAGCGCGCGCTACCCCTCCGCGCCCGTCTCGTACATCAAGGAGTTCGCCGACCACGGCGTTCTGCTCGACCTCCGATACTGGGTGAAAGACCCCTACTACATGCCCCGCGTCCGGTCGAAGATTCAGGAACGCATCTGGGACGACCTCGACGAGGCCGACGTGGAGATAGCCTACCCCCACAGCCACCTCGTCTTCGACGAGAACAGCGGCACCGCTCGCGTCGAACTCGGACAGGACGAGCGCCAGTCCCGACCCGAGGAGTTCGACGCGCCCGACTAG
- a CDS encoding proteasome assembly chaperone family protein: protein MNGQPGPGGASFEINAENPQDTVIAGFSHFGLAGLTAANYLVDHLEFEQVGHISADQLPAITPFENGHPRHHTRVFSHEQAGLSVLVGELFVPLWAAQPFSEAVLEWTETEGVDEVAVLQGVTMPHAPDDHQVFYVATDDYREHRLADADVPPMGQGFLDGMNAELVARGMESDLRTAVYVTPVHEQAPDVEAAIRLLNAVGRVYDLEIDTGPLEEFAAEIRGYYEELAERLSERTETEGTENRMYM from the coding sequence ATGAACGGACAACCGGGTCCCGGGGGCGCTTCGTTCGAAATCAACGCCGAAAATCCGCAAGACACGGTCATCGCCGGATTCTCCCACTTCGGTCTGGCTGGACTGACCGCGGCGAACTACCTCGTGGACCACCTCGAATTCGAGCAGGTCGGCCACATCTCGGCCGACCAACTCCCCGCCATCACCCCGTTCGAGAACGGCCACCCGCGCCACCACACCCGCGTCTTCTCCCACGAGCAGGCCGGACTGTCGGTCCTCGTCGGCGAACTGTTCGTTCCGCTGTGGGCCGCCCAACCGTTCAGCGAGGCCGTATTGGAGTGGACCGAGACCGAGGGCGTCGACGAGGTCGCGGTCCTGCAAGGGGTAACGATGCCCCACGCGCCCGACGACCATCAGGTGTTCTACGTCGCCACCGACGACTACCGGGAGCACCGCCTCGCGGACGCCGACGTCCCGCCGATGGGGCAGGGCTTCCTCGACGGGATGAACGCCGAACTCGTGGCTCGGGGGATGGAGTCGGACCTCCGGACCGCGGTGTACGTCACGCCCGTCCACGAGCAGGCCCCGGACGTGGAGGCCGCGATTCGCCTGCTGAACGCGGTCGGGCGTGTGTACGACCTCGAAATCGACACCGGACCGCTGGAGGAGTTCGCCGCGGAGATTCGCGGCTACTACGAGGAACTCGCCGAACGACTCTCGGAGCGCACCGAGACCGAGGGGACCGAAAACCGGATGTACATGTGA